Genomic window (Vampirovibrionales bacterium):
ACCCGCAGTCGTCCCAGGCCGTGCTTTTCCAGAACCGCCCACATCGGATAGGGACACGTACTGAGCACTTCTGAAATGATTTTGCTGTGAGGAATGCCGTTTTCCTTGGCGGTTTTAAGAATCACGTCTATTAATTCGCCAAAGCTGTCGACTTGTTCGGGTTTGAGGTCTCGAATACGGCGATCCTCATATTTATGGCTGACCTCAGGGTTTAACTGATCGGCGCCTACTTTGGCATATTGATTCAACTCAGGATGATTGGGGTCATTAATAGCGGAGAACAGCCGGGTCCCTTTTTGAACGTTGGGCGTATTGAGCGTGTAACAAGCGTCGACGGTCTTTTTATCGTAGACGTTTAAAATTTTAATAGCGTCGTTATGTCGATAAACCCACGGATCAATATAGCCATGAGGATGATCCAGCCGGAGCATGGTGTAGCGTTTCGCCAAATGCTGAATGCGTTTTCTCAGGAAATCTTTGCCGCCGCGCTCATATTTCTTGGGATCGAGAAGGGGGAAATACCAGCATTGACCAGCAGGTCCGGTGAGGCTGGGTGGCGCGCCCAGACGATGGGTCTTCATAAAAAGATCTCCGTACGCCCACTCGTCAGCCTGAGATTGACCGATTGGCAGATCGCCAATGGATTCGAACGGTTTCTCTTTGGTCCCGATTTCCGTTTTGGCGAATTTTAGAAAGTCCTGATGCTGACGGTGGACGATAAATTGTTGAAACCGATACTCTTCCAGCTCGCTGGCGTACTTGCGCTTCAAATGCATTTTCCAGGCAGCGCTGACCAGCTTTTTAAAGGGACGTAGAACGGGGTGAACGTTGTCGTGCTTATAGAGCGTCCGGTCCAGCCAGCCCCAGCTATCAATGGTCCATTCCGTATGGTGTTTGTTGAGGGTCTCGAACAGGGCGTCGGCTTCCAGCCAGGCCTTATTCTCTGATTTAAAGGCGTCAAAGGGAGCCTTCAGCGGGGCGAATTTTTCCGGGTTGGCCTGATAATTCGTGTAGGCCTGATGCAATAGGTCCTGTGAAAAGGCAAATGCGCCCGCATTTTTCAGGCGATCGTCCTTGTAATATGCGCGAATGCGATAATCGTCCTTGGCCTGAGCCGGGATCGCGTGGGCTTTACGCGCCGCCTGATACTGCTGACTAGAGATTAGCCCAAGCCACTTGGGGTCGTCGACCAATTCTTTCAGCGCGACCGAAAGCGTATTGCGTGAGAAAAAATTGGCTCCGTAAGGCGATACGTCGCCTGCGTGCGTCAAGCCTTGTGGGGCGAATTGAACGCCGTTAAACCCTTCTGCCGCCGCGAAGCGAAAGAAATCCCGGCCGCCTTTGGTATAGGGAGAACCGACCGGCTCATATTCTCCCCGTGCGTTGGGCAGGCTGTAGTCATGAATATTAACGAAAAAATCTACTTTCCCGAGGGCTTGTAAGCCTTGAGGGTTTGATTTTTTCGCAAGGGCTCTTTCTTCAGGCGTGTAAGCCCTGCCAAAGCGCAGCGCCGGCAGGGAAACAGGGCGAGAAAAATCTTCTTGCATCCGCATGAGCTATCCTGGACTGGCGATGGGCGGGCGAGACAAACAATGGGAGTTGGGGTAAGCGCTGCCGTCAGCGGGATTGGCTATCTTCACTAATGCGCCTCAACGCGAAAAAATGCGCCCTCAAAGCGAATTTTATAGCATTGCAAATTGTCTCACATCCCGTCCTGTGATCCTGAACGCTTTTGGGGCGTCTTCTCATGAAACAGGATCCGTCGTTCCTACGTCGTGGGGGAAGATGCAGGCTTGCGATTGTTTCAAATATTTACAGCGGTTGCGTCCACGGCTTGAGCCAGTCGTATTCTTCCGGCGTGAGATACGGCTCAAGGCGCGCCAGCGTTTGACGATGATAGGCGTCGATCCACGCGCGGCGCGGCAGGCTCAGCGCTTGCGGATCGATGAGGCGGCGATCGTAAGGAACATAAATTAACGACTCGAATCCGTAGGCGGGCGCGTCGTCTGCGATGCGCTCAACCTGTCCATCAGGCGTTTTCAAGGCGACGACTTCCGCCAGATTCTCAATGCGCACGCCACCCCAGCCCGGCTGGTAATAGCCTGGTTCCACGCTAACCACCATTCCCGGGGCAAGGGCTGTCCGCGCACGCGCGTGAATCCCAGCCGGACCCTCGTGGACATTGAGAAATGCCCCGACTCCGTGGCCGGTGCCATGGCGAAAATCCAATCCGGCGTTCCACAGGCTTGCGCGCGTAATGGCGTCCAGCTGAATGCCGGTCGTCCCTTGCGGAAAGCGCTGGCTAAGGCAGTCTGCATGCGCGCCAAGTACCGCAGTAAAACGCGCGCGCGCCGTTTCGTCGGGCTTGCCGATGGCAAAGACGCGCGTCGTGTCGGTTGTTCCCGCCCACGGGCGTTCGTCGCTTAAATCCAGATAATGCGCGCCGGAATCCAGCAAAAACAGTCCGCCGGGCTGTAAACGCGTCTCCGCGCTGGGTTCGCCGTAATGAATCAGCGCGCCGTTGGCCCCGTAGGCGGCAATCGTATTAAAGCTCAGGCCCGCGAAAGTCGGATCGGCGGCATAGGCGTCATCTGCCATTCGCGCGGCGTGGGCCTCGCTTATCCCTTGATGGGCCGCCTGCTCCAGTTGTCGCCAAAAACGTACCAGCGCCAGACTTGCCCGTAGATGGGCCTGACGCATCCCTCGCAACTCATCGGGGGTTTTAATGGTTTTCATGGCGGGAATGGGATTGACGCCATGCGCGATGCCGGACGCGCCGCTTTTGAGCGCGCGCGCAATGCCTACAGTGACGTGTTCAGGGTCCAGCAGCGTTTTACGGTCGGCTGCCATCGCGCGTAATGCTGCGGCGAATCGTTGGTAATCGCTCACCGTGACGCCGCAGGTCCGTAACGCGTCATTCGCCTCAGGCGAGAGCGCCCGGTCTGCTGCAAACAGATGGATTTCTTGCGGGGTTATCAGCGCATAGCTCATGAAAACCGGGTTGTAGGGAATATCGCGCCCGCGCAGATTGAATAGCCAGGCGATATGGTCCAGACGCGCCAGCGGTAGAAGCCAGTCGTCTGAACGTAACGTCTCAGAAACTTTTTGTCGCAGCCGCTTAATCCGCTCCTGCGCCGTCTCGCCGCTTACCGTGGGGGGCAGGGCGTAGATCTGCTCGGCGGGTCGTGGCGGGCGGGCTCGGCCCCAGATTCGATCGGTCAGCGAACGATGTGCGGGCGTTAATCGTGCGCCCAGCGGCCTGAGAACAGATTCCAGCGTTTGAAGACCGGTAAGCGATAGCGTCCACGGATCGAATCCAATACGAAACCCCGGATGTTGCCGCGCCAACCGTTGTAGCGTTTCGCTCAATGTGGGCTGGCCGTCAATGCCCAGCCTGCTGACGCGAAAGCAAGCCGGATCAACTTGTTCGCCCGCTTGCTGATGATAGCGCCCGTCGACAAACAGCCATGCCTCGTCGACCGTCACGAGCGCATCGCCCGCAGAGCCGTCAAAGCCTGTCAGCCATTCGCGGCGCTTAGCCCCCTCCGGCAGGTACTCATTCAAATGCTCGTCGGACGACGGCGTCAGCCACGCGTCGAGCGTCGGACGGCGCCCCGCCATGGCGGCTCGCAAAGCAGTTAGTTTGTTGGCAGTAAAATTCGAGGCAAATGGCTGAGACATTCAGAAATCTCACGAAGGCTTAGACGCGCTTCCCCAATTCTAGCCGTAAATGCGCCAGATTACTGCTGGCCTCGCGATGGTCCGGCGCGATTTCCAACACTTTCTGATAGAGCTGCAAGGCTTTTCGGGGCTTCTTGAGCTTCTCTTGGCAAATCGCCAGGTTATAAATCGCGTCCACATAGCGCGGCTGCAGACGGATGGCGTCTTTGAGCGCGCCGACGGCCTGCTCGTAATCGCCCATCAGCCCATAAATCGTTCCCAGTCCAAAGGCCGCCGCAGCGGATTTTCGGTCGTATTCGCGGCACAGCTGATAATAATGGGCCGCTTCTTTCAGATTGCCTTGGCCGTCCATTAGACGAGCCAACTCATAGCAGCTATCGGCGTCGCGCGGATTCATACGCAAGGCGCGCTGGAAATGCTCAATGGCCTGAGCCGCGTCGCCTTTCTCGTTGAGAGCTTTGCCCAGATTGTAAAAAATATCCTCGTTGGCCTGATGATATTGCAGGGCTTCCTGATACAGGGCGATGGCCTCGTCGAGTCGCCCGCCTTTTTGATGATCGACGCCCAAATTGCACAGACACGCCGCATAGGTTTCGGCGACGTGTTTTTCAACGGGCGTCTGGGCCTCGGATTCCACCGACAGCACATACAGCAGTTCTTCGCGCGCTTCTTCGAAACGGTTCATATCAAACAGCAGCAGCCCGATTTTCCCTCGATAGCGCAGCGCATTGGCCGGGGCGACGTCTACTAGCCGCTGATAAATTTCCATTGCGGCGTCGTAGCGGGCGGCTTGATGCAGGACACGGGCGTAGTGTTCCAGATAGTCGACGTTCTGGGGGCGCAGCTCGGCGAGCTTCCTTAAGTGGGGAAGGGCTTTCTCAAACTGCTTGTCGCGCGTCAGCAGATTGATTTTGATCTTGAGCGCGTCTTCGTGATTGGCATCAATGGCCAGCAACGCTTCAACGGCCTGATGCGCTTCCTGCCATTTTTCCTGCTGGGCGTGCAGTCGGGCCATCTCGTAATGGGCTTCAATTTTTCCGGGTTCAAGTTGCGCAGCTCGCGCGAAAGCGGCGATTGCCTGCCGGTAATCATTGCGCAGAGCGTGAATCCGCCCGATGCTAAAGCATGTGGGAGCGTCATTTTTTTTAAGGCGCAGGGCGTCTTCAAAATGGCGCAGCGCTTTGTCGTATTGGTAATCTGCCAACGCCTGATTGGCGGCGTTGATATGACCCGAAAAATCCAGTTTCGCCTCCGACGGTTCGTTGGGATCGTTTTGAGAGTCGGATGCCGTCGCCGCGCCAGATGTTTTGCCAAACAGCACAATGAGAAAGACCAGCAGCGCGACCACGCTGATCATCACCATCCAGAATACAGGCGCTTCGCCTAATCCGGCTGCCATCCCAAACTCCGCCGCCTCTTCGCCGCGTCGGGATCTCTGCGGACGATTCCCGGCCCGACGGCTAACTGCTTTGTTTTATTATACAGGTTCGTTTTCGGCTCTGTGGCGATAGGGAAGAATCCCCCTTCATCCAGATGACGCCTGATTTCAAAAACCGCCGAAACGTTTATCTCGACGCGCTCGCGCAGCATAAGGCTCTTGTTGTGACCGCTTCTCGTCTGTCCCGCGTGTTAATCGTTCGCCTGAGCGCTCATGGCGACGTGATACAAACGTTGCCGCTTCTGTCGGCCCTTAAGCGCGCGCGTCCGGATCTGTTTATCGGCTGGCTGATAGAAGAAAGCGCAGCCCCGTTGCTTGAGCGTCATCCGTTGATTGATCGTCTTCATGTCGTTCCTCGAAAGTCCTGGCTGCGCCGTCTTCGCCATCTTCCTGCTCATCCTCGGGAAGCGTTTCATGTTGCCAAAGATGTCGGGGCCATGCGGGCGGAATTACGCGCCATGGGGTACGATGCCAGCTTTGATGTGCAAGGCCTGCTTAAAAGCGCTATCTGGCCAGCGTTTGCAGGCATTCCCCAAAGATGGGGGTATGCGGGCGTCCGCGAACAGGCGTGGCGTTTGTATACAAATCGTCTCGGGGCGTACGATTTGCGCGCGTGCGACCGGCCGACGGTTTTTCAGTTTATGGAATTCGTGTCGGCGCTTGGCGTTTCTCCTCCCGACGCTTCTGAAAAGGCCCGCGATGCTCTTGATTTCCCGATGCCGCCGCTCTCAAGTCAGGCGCAGGCAGCGGCGGACCTTCTGTTGCGTGAGATTCCATCCCAACGTCCGCTGATTGCGCTAGCGCCTGCGACGTTGTGGGCGAGCAAACGCTGGCCGGAATCGCATTGGCGCGCGCTCATCGAGATGCTGGCGCAGCGATCGGCGACTATTGCGCTATTGGGATCGTCTGCGGACGCAGACGCGTGTCAGGCGCTGATTCCGCTGACGACTGATGCGACCGTTTGCGAGCGTCCGGCATTTTGCTTGAATCTCGCCGGAAAAACCGATTGGCCTGTGTTGGCGGCGGTTTTGAGTCGATGTGATCTGCTGGTTGGTCCCGATAGTGCGCCGTTGCATCTGGCTCAGGCCTTGGCAAGCGGCAATCCACAGCGCCGTCCCAGGATTGTCGGTCTGTATGGCCCCACCAGTGAAGGACGGACCGGCCCTATCCAGCGCGAACATCGCGTTTGCGTCAGCGCGGTTTCATGCCGGCCTTGCTTTGAGCGCGCCTGTCCTCTCACCGCGCCGCAGGCGCGCGATGCGTGCATGCGTCAGTTGTCGCCATCGATGGCGATCGATGCCATTGATGCGCAACTGCGTGCGTTGAGCCTCCTATCAAGAGAGTCCGGCTAAATGACGCAGACGTCCCCCATTCGAAAACTGCTAGTGATTCGCCTGGGCGCGATGGGCGACGTTCTGCATGCCTCGGCTTCGGCGCGGGCGCTAAAGGCGCGATTTCCTCAGGTGGAAATCCACTGGCTGACTTGGCCCGTTTACGAGGCGTTGGCGGCAAGGCTGGACGGCGTCAATCGCGTATGGCGATTCGAGCGCGGACCGCTTGCAATGGCGCGACTGATTCGCGCGTTTCGCGCCTGCGGGATTGATGCGGTCGTCAATTTGCAGCCTTCCGCGCGAATGCGCCTGCTGGCCGCTGCCGTACTGGCGCCGCGTTGGGACGAGACGCATCTGGCGACGTATCGCAAGCAACGCCTTTCTGTGACAGGCCTTCATGAACGTAGCGCGCGCCGACGTCACGCCACAGAAGATTTCTTTCAACCGTTCTGCCGTCTGTTCAATATGTCCGACTGGCCTTCGTCTTTCGAAGCGGGCGCGCTTTTGCCTCGCCTGCGATTGCCGGTTGAATCCCCTTTGACGGCTTTGGCCGGTCGTCGTATAGCGCTGATTCCGGGCGTCGGCGCCAAGCGGGCAAATCGCGCGTGGCCGACGACGTATGCGGCGCAGTTGTCGCACCGCCTTCTCTCGTCGCCAGATCTATTGGATGCGCGCCTGTTTTTGGTCGGCGGGCGGGACGACCGGGCGGCTAGCCAGGCCATTTGTGAGGCGCTCGCGCCGACGTTGCGCGCCCGCGTTGAGAACCGCTGCGGGCAGGACGATTTAATGCAGACTGCGTTCCTGTTAGCAGGGTGTCATCTGGTGATCGGGGCGGATACTGGACCGACGCATCTGGCTGCAGCGGTTGGAGCGCCATTGGTTGCGCTTTTTGGGCCGACATCTGCGCAACGAACCGGCCCTCGCGGTGAAGGACCGATTATAACGTTAACGCCGCCTTCGGATCTGGCCTGCTGGCCGTGTGAACGTCCCGTCTGCCTTGATCCGCAGCCTTCGCTTGACGCTTCCTGTCATCATTTTGATGCTCAGCCCGCGTGTATGGCGGCGTTATTGGTGGATGCGACGTTTGACGCCTGTCAGCAAGCGCTGAAACAGCAATAAGGCGTCTTGTTCAAGACGCCTTGAGCTTACTTCGATAGATTTTAAGGCCCAAAGACTAAACTGTTTGGGCTGCCTTCATCAAACGTGATTTATAGCGGGCCCCGGTGTTTTTGTGCAGGATGCCTTTCAATACCGCGCGATCGATTACGCTGTAAGCGTTTTGCGCCGTTTTGGAAACGTCTGAAGCGTCTGTGTTGGCCTTGGCGGCGAGTAACGCTTTTTTAATGGCTGTGCGAACGGCGGAGCGAATCGCGATATTGCGCTCCCGATTGCGTTCGGAGACCTGCACGCGCTTTTTGGCGGATTGAATGTTCGGCACGGAATAAAATCCTCTAGTCGGTTCGCGGCGAGAGCCCGCGTCAAAACGTCTGTTCAAATTAGCGCTAACATGCGCGCGGCGCAAGGCCGTCTGTAATACGGCGCAACAGGGGGCGCCTGCTGAGCTCTTACTCGATCGCCTGCGGCAATGCGCGCCGCCTGTGTTCGCAGTATGATGCGACGCCCGCCCCGTGACGCGCATAGGCCGGACGATGGTCAAACCGCTTGTTCTTGGTTTAATAAGGCTGTATCAGGCGACGACCGGATGGCTGCCCCATGTCTGCCGGTTTGCGCCGAGTTGTTCGCAGTATATGGTAGAGTCTATCGAGCGGCTGGGCCTTCTGCGAGGCGGCTGGCAAGGTTTGAAACGCCTGTTTCGGTGTCACCCGCTGCATCCGGGCGGATATGACCCGGTTCCGTCCACCGCTTTTACCACCCCCTGCGCCGATGCGCCCGACCAACAGGAGACGCCCTAGCCCGTGGATATCATCTTTAACGCCATGCTGTTTCTGGTGAACGGTTTCAAGCATTTGTTCGATCTCATGAACGTGAGTGGCGGCTATGGATGGGCGATTATCGCCCTGACAACGTTTATCCGGCTGGTAACCTGGCCGCTGAACTCGGCGCAAACCCGTTCCATGGCTAAAATGCAGGAGCTTCAGCCTAAAATAAAACAGCTCCAGGAGCGCTATAAAGAAGAACCTCAAAAAATGCAGCAGGAGATGATGCGGTTTTACGCCGAGCATAAATTCAACCCCTTCTCTGGCTGTCTGCCGATGCTGGTGCAGATTCCTATCTTTATTGGTCTTTACGGGATGTTGGTCAGTCCCGACTTTCTGGCGCTGGCAGGAAACGACCGCTTCCTGTTCATTGATAACCTGGCGCATCCCCTCATGAGCCACTCAGGCAAGGCGTTGGACAACAAGTTTAATGTTCTTGAAAAAGACCGATTCGTCACGGGTAAAAAGCTGAACGTCACTTTTAACAGCGGGGCAAAAGCCGAATATCCCGTGACGGATCCCAATCAGGTGTTACGCGTTGAGCCGCAGCCGCTCATTCCAGGCGAACCGGTTTCGCTTCGGCTGAATCCCAAATTTTTAGGTGGGGAAGGTTTCCCAGAAAGCTTTATCCGTAAAATCAAGTCAGCGGATCTCGTGGTCGTCAACGACAGCACCAAAGAGTTGGAGCGACTCGCCTTTACGCCGACGCCGCCGAATGCGGGAGATCTCAAACGCGCGGAGACGGATCCGGCCGCCGCCGCCTGGACGCTGGCTTCTCAGGCTCCGACGGTCAAAGGGGTTTCGGTGGTGCACTGGGGCGTGCTCATTCTGATTCTGCTCTATACGCTGGCCATGGTGCTGTATCAGCGCAGCATGACCAAAAATTCACCGCCAGCCGAGGGCGCGCAGGCGCAGATGATGAAGCTGATGCCCTTTATGTTTGTGGGCTTCCTGTTCTTTTTCCCAATTCCGGCAGGCGTCATCTTGTATCTGGTTGCCACCATGTTATTGATGTGGGTCCAGAACGCCTGGGTTCATTGGTCAGATGCGCGTAAGAAAAACGGCAAGCCGCCTGCCTCGCGGGTAATCGATGTCAAACCGGAGACGTAAAGGCGTTTTTGTCCTGCGCAAGCGTTTACCGCTTGACGTTTGTTGCGCCTAAACGTTATGCGCGTTAGCCCACCATCATCTGACGAAACGGCGCGTTATTGTTAACGTTGATATTGACTACAGTGCCGTAATTATTAAACGTGCCGCTTGCCAAGCCGCCGCCTGCAGGGGCGACCGTCTGTCCCATTGTCATCTGAGGCCCCGGGACCATTGCGACAGGATAGGCGTACTGCGGTCTGTATTGCTGCGGTAGCGCCATCACCGGAGCCACGGCGGGCATCATCGTGGGCCCGGGCGGCCAGTATGGCGATCCGCCCAGGCTGCCGAATCCGCTCATGCCGAAACTGCCCGGCGCGGTAGAGTCGAAGGGCGATCTGTAATTGGGCCACGGCTCGGTCGGCGCGCCCGGTCCGCCTGCGCCGCCGGTATAATAAGGCGTTGGGGCGTCCATCGGCTCTCGACCATACGAGCGATAACCGTTGCCATAGCCGTCGTTATAAGGGGTCTGGCAGTATTGCTGACGGCGTTGTTGCTCTTCAAGCTGTTTTTGTTGCTTTTTACGCTTCTTTTTCGCTTTGCTGCCAAAGATACCACCAATAACGGCTCCGACGGCCATCCCGACCGGTCCGAAAGTGGCCCCCATCATGGCGCCATTGGCGGCGCCGCTAAGCGTTTCGCTTCCCATAACAATAACCTCCTGATCCCGCCCGGATCTTCTGCTTCCGGCGGGCTTTCCTCCCGTACTTCCCCTGATGTGAGAGATGTTGCGCTTCCTACCGAGGGCATTAAACCGGGGATTCTAAAGAAAGTGTTATTGTTTTTATAAATATTAAAATATTTTAAGTGATTCCCATGCAAACGCCCGGCGCGTCAGGTGACGTCGCCGGGCGAATAGAGCTGCCTTCAATGGATGTTAGCCGATGTAATTCATCCCTTGGCCGTTGCCCGGAATCGTCGCATTGCTGCTTTCGGCGGCCACTTGGCGAAATGCTTCTTTGAACGCCTGGACCATCGTTTCAAAAGTAGTGGGCTGCCCTGCTGTTTGACTGGAAGACTCGGCAATCGCGCTACTGTCAGAACCGTTCACTTTACTTAGCTGCTTTGCAACCACCGGTTCGCTCGCGCTTGCAGATTCACCCTTGGATTTGTTCGCCTTAGAGGCGAGGTAGTCTACCCCGGCTGATATGGCAGTTTTCCCAATAGAGGAAGTTGCCAACCCTTTTATGAAAGCGCCTACGCCTAAAGCCATCGTTATAACCTCCTACGTCCTAATACCTAACCCCTGAACCCCACCTGGTCCCGTTGTTGAGGGAAACCATTAACCCCTTGCATTGGCATAAAAACAAGCGTTTGATGGCTTGTGTTAGCCGAAGCCCGAACTTAAGGAAACCTTTCGAATTGTCAGGACGCGGGTTTTGGCCTTGTTCTGCTCAGAATGCCTGTGTGTCTCATAAAAGCCGGCAAGTGTGGCGGCAGAGCTTTCGCGGGCTCGTCAGGTGTCCTGCCAGCAGTCGACTTTTGGCTTCTGCGCCCCTGTGGCTGCGGGAGACCGAATGAAGGGGATTTGTGCGAGGAGCCCCCCTATGCCGCGCCCCCATAGACGCCGCTCGGCTACTAGCCAGAGGGATATCCAGCGCCCGATGGACAGATGCGCGCAAATATCCCCCAGAAAACTGATTTTACACAGGTTTTAAGTTATGTTAAAGTGACCATAACGTTTCAACCGGTTGGGGTTTCCGCGTTTGAGGAAACGAAAACCGAACAGTCGCCTTCAGCAATGCGCTTAGGAGGGGGCGAGGCGTCGGCCTCGCCAGGTTAATGCCTGAGAGCGCGTGCGTCGGCAGACGCCTTGGAACGGTTAATAGAGATAGCTTTTCCTGGACGCCGTTTTTACGCAAAGCGGCGCTGGCGGAGGCGTCTCTGTCGCGTTCAGTAACCCCATAACCCAGAATAGGATGGTGACAGCGTGGGAAATTACGCTTCCAAACCGAAATCAGCCAGCGCCCTGCCAAAGTCCATGGCGGATGTCGTGCCGCTGACGCGCTCTCTGTTTCTGCGCAACATGATGCGAGCCATCGAAGACAAAGGCCTGACCACTGAGCAAGTGGCGCAGGAAAGCGGTCTGGATCGCACGATGATGCGCAAACTGGTGAAGGGCGAATTGCGTCCCTCGCGCTCAGTACTGCAACGCTTGTCGCTGTCTCCCTCCATGGGGCTGACCTACAAAACGCTGGTGACCTGGTGCCTGCTGGACGATTCGCTTCATTACGCATCGGCCAACAACGTCGGTTTCTAACCTGACGTCGTCCTCAACGTCTTGACAACAACGCCCCGCCTGACCCTGTAAGGCGGGGCGTTTTGTTTGTCGTCGTGGAGATGCGCGCGAGAAATGGAAGAAGTCAGAGAAAGAGAACAAGCTGGGAAGAGAACGTATAAAAAAGACAACAAACCCGCTGCGTTCATGGGCAAAAAGGCAATTCGATTCTTAATTTTGTTTTTATATTTAGAGAGCCATATGCGAGTGATCATTTCTGGAGAGAGGAAAGCCATCGTTATGACAAGCATCTCGACATCAGGATCTTCGTCCGTTAATCCTGTCAAACTGACCGATCTGGAGAGCCTCTATAAAGCGGCGGATACGCGCAGCGCAGCATCTGGGGGCAGCGGGGCCGATGGTAAGCTAAGCGCCAGTGAGCTTAAGACTTATCTGAACGGTCAGCGTGAGCACGGTCGTCAGCTTTATATGATGAGTAACGTGTGCCGCATGTTTTTCGGCAACCAGTTCGACGGTTATTTTACCAGCGAAATGGACCGGACTTTGGGCCGTATCAAAACTGCTGAAACCGTCAATCAGTTTATCGAAACTGCGAAGAAGGATCTGCCGGCAGGTCAGGCCTCCGGGTTCGCCTTGTCGTTGGACTTGTTGAAAGGGGCCGCGTCTTTCGATGGCGCCTCAACCGACATCTCCAGTAAAGATCTGGGCCATCTGTCGAATCAGGTGTTCGTCAATAGCCAGTATCAACAATGGCTTGGGCGTGAAGCCGAGGCGGGCGGTCTTACCTTTTGGACTAAATTGATAGACGACGGCAAGTCAAAAGCCGATATCACCGCCGGTATCAAAGGCTCCCCGGAGCGCAAAACGTTCTTTGTGAAAGAGCAGTACCGGACGCTTTTAGGCCGTGAAGCTGAGCCTGCCGGCCTGGCCGGATGGGTCGAACTGCTCAATCAAGGGAAGACCGAAGCCGATATCATCGCCGGCATCAAGGGGTCTGCGGAATACATGCAGAAACACCCGGCCGCCTAAGGCGTTGAATCCAGATTCAAGCGTCCCGCCTGATTCTCAGCGCGGGACGCTTGTTTTTGGCGCATCGACGCATGGGCTCTATTCGCCCCCAATACGCGGTTTTTGGGTACAATGACCATCATCGCCCTCTCATCATCACGGCGATGGGATTTGTGTTAGGCGCTTATGGCTGAGAGAAAATCA
Coding sequences:
- the yidD gene encoding membrane protein insertion efficiency factor YidD, with translation MVKPLVLGLIRLYQATTGWLPHVCRFAPSCSQYMVESIERLGLLRGGWQGLKRLFRCHPLHPGGYDPVPSTAFTTPCADAPDQQETP
- a CDS encoding YidC/Oxa1 family membrane protein insertase: MDIIFNAMLFLVNGFKHLFDLMNVSGGYGWAIIALTTFIRLVTWPLNSAQTRSMAKMQELQPKIKQLQERYKEEPQKMQQEMMRFYAEHKFNPFSGCLPMLVQIPIFIGLYGMLVSPDFLALAGNDRFLFIDNLAHPLMSHSGKALDNKFNVLEKDRFVTGKKLNVTFNSGAKAEYPVTDPNQVLRVEPQPLIPGEPVSLRLNPKFLGGEGFPESFIRKIKSADLVVVNDSTKELERLAFTPTPPNAGDLKRAETDPAAAAWTLASQAPTVKGVSVVHWGVLILILLYTLAMVLYQRSMTKNSPPAEGAQAQMMKLMPFMFVGFLFFFPIPAGVILYLVATMLLMWVQNAWVHWSDARKKNGKPPASRVIDVKPET
- a CDS encoding helix-turn-helix transcriptional regulator → MGNYASKPKSASALPKSMADVVPLTRSLFLRNMMRAIEDKGLTTEQVAQESGLDRTMMRKLVKGELRPSRSVLQRLSLSPSMGLTYKTLVTWCLLDDSLHYASANNVGF
- a CDS encoding DUF4214 domain-containing protein, translated to MEEVREREQAGKRTYKKDNKPAAFMGKKAIRFLILFLYLESHMRVIISGERKAIVMTSISTSGSSSVNPVKLTDLESLYKAADTRSAASGGSGADGKLSASELKTYLNGQREHGRQLYMMSNVCRMFFGNQFDGYFTSEMDRTLGRIKTAETVNQFIETAKKDLPAGQASGFALSLDLLKGAASFDGASTDISSKDLGHLSNQVFVNSQYQQWLGREAEAGGLTFWTKLIDDGKSKADITAGIKGSPERKTFFVKEQYRTLLGREAEPAGLAGWVELLNQGKTEADIIAGIKGSAEYMQKHPAA